From a single Brassica rapa cultivar Chiifu-401-42 chromosome A01, CAAS_Brap_v3.01, whole genome shotgun sequence genomic region:
- the LOC103834607 gene encoding ubiquitin-like protein 5, translated as MIEVVLNDRLGKKVRVKCNEDDTIGDLKKLVAAQTGTRAEKIRIQKWYNIYKDHITLKDYEIHDGMGLELYYN; from the coding sequence ATGATCGAGGTGGTGCTGAACGACCGTCTGGGGAAGAAAGTAAGGGTCAAGTGCAACGAAGATGACACGATCGGCGATCTGAAGAAGCTCGTGGCGGCTCAGACCGGAACGCGAGCGGAGAAGATTCGAATCCAGAAGTGGTACAACATCTACAAGGATCATATCACTCTCAAGGACTACGAGATCCACGACGGCATGGGCCTCGAGCTCTACTACAATTAA